The Thermococcus peptonophilus genomic sequence AGAGGTCCTTCAGGAGCTCCGCGTTAGAAGGGACGACTTCTACGAGGCCCTCAAGATGGTAGAGCCAAGCGCCCTCAGGGAGGTACTCATCGAAGTCCCGAACGTCCGCTGGGACGACATCGGCGGCCTTGAGGATGTGAAGCAGGAGCTCAGAGAAGCAGTAGAATGGCCCCTCAAATACCCCAAGGCCTTTGAGAGGCTCGGAATTGAGCCGCCGAAGGGAATACTCCTCTACGGTCCGCCGGGAACCGGTAAGACCCTCCTGGCTAAGGCAGTAGCCAACGAAAGTCAAGCAAACTTTATAGCCATACGCGGCCCGGAGGTTCTTTCAAAGTGGGTCGGCGAGACCGAGAAGAGAATTAGGGAGATCTTCAGGAAGGCTCGCCAGGCCGCCCCAACAGTGGTGTTCATCGATGAGATCGATGCAATAGCCCCAGCTCGTGGGTCAGAGGGGGACAGGGTTACTGACAGGCTGATCAACCAGCTGCTCACCGAGATGGACGGAATCCAGGAGAACAGTGGTGTGGTTGTTATTGGTGCCACTAACAGGCCGGACATTATCGATCCAGCACTCCTCAGACCAGGAAGGTTCGACAGGCTGATACTCGTTCCAGCGCCGGACGAGAAGGCCAGGCTCGAGATATTCAAAGTCCACACGAGGAGAGTACCGCTTGCAGGTGACGTTAATCTCAGAGAGCTCGCCAAGAAGACCGAAGGCTACACCGGCGCAGACATAGCCGCACTCGTCAGGGAGGCAGCCCTAATAGCGATGCGCAGGATAATGAGAGAGCTCCCGCGCGAGGTAGTTGAAAGCGAGTCCGAGGAGTTCCTTGAGAAGCTGAAGGTGTCAAAGAAGGACTTCGAGATGGCCATGAAGAAGGTCAAACCGAGCGTCACGCCGTACATGATGGAGTACTACAGGAGCTTTGAGGAGAACAGAAAGAAGCAGGCAGGGAAGGAGAGAGGCGGCCCCGACTACTATACCTTCTGACGCTCCCATCTCTATTATTTTGGAAAAGGTTTTATACACCGATGCCCAATAACGGTGGGAACAACTCCAGAGGTGGCTGATAATGGTAAAGATAATGGCATCAAAACTTAGGGACGTTGAGCTGATAACCGATACGGGAATAAGGCTTGGATGGGTCTACGACCTGAGCTTCGATGAGGAAACGGGGGAGATACTTGTCATCGTGGCAGAACCCGACGAGGACCTCGACGTCAGTGAGTTTGTGACGGACCAGGAAGGACTCCTTCTAATCCCAATCAGCGCGGTGAAGAGCATTGGTGAGGTCATAATAATAGACTCCAACAAACTGGCTGTTAAGTCAAAGCTTAAGCACCTTCCAAGCGTGACTGGAACTGCACGGGAGAAGAGGCTTGGCGGCGGCCTCCAGAGGAAGGACTAAAGGCCCTCGAACAGCCTATTCGCTAGAAACCTTGGAAGACCCTCTTCGATTATTTTCCTTGCCGCCTCTTCCACATCGTATTCTACCCTGTGGAATTCCACGTTCTCTGGAGGCTCCTCGTCAGTATCCATAAGTGCGTAGCTCGCCCTCCAGTCCCCGTCCCTGGGCTGGCCTACAGAGCCCGGATTGATTATCCTCCGTCCATCTATGACTTTGAGCATCGAGATGTGGGTGTGGCCCACTAAAAGGTCGTCCTGCCTGACGTAGTTAAGAACAGACCTGAACTCGCTCTCTGGGAGCCAGGGAAAGAGGTACTCATCCAGAGGTGCCCTCGGGGAGCCGTGGATTAGGAGATAACTCCTTTCCCTGTCGTCAGTGAAGAGCTGTCTCACGGGGAGCCTCCTCAGAAACTCCAGGTTCTCGCTCTTCATAACCCACTGGTGCCATCTAACCGCTTCCCTCGCGTAGGGATTGAACCCCCAGTCCGCTCCAAATGCCACCGCGTTGTCGTGGTTGCCCCTGACGCAGAGAAGGGTCCTCTCCTCCATCTGCTTTCTGACGAACTCAACAACCTCATTTGGACTTGCTCCGTAACCAACCAAATCCCCCATGCAGAGTATCACATCGGCGTACTTTACCTCCTTCCACACCGCCTGAAGGGCCTCCCAGTTGGAGTGGATGTCTGAGATTAGGGCGATGAGCATAGGTGTCCCCAGAACTCACTTGGGGTTGACCATTAAAACGCTTGTTGTTGGGATGAAGCAAGAACAGAAAGTTTGAGAGAATGGAAAAAAGAAGCTCACTCCTTCTTCTGCTTCTTCTTCCACCTGCTCCAGCGGTAGAGCGCCGCGAGGGCCTTTATTGCCCTCTCCGGCTCAGGATAGGCAGGAATGCCCTCCTCGTTGAGCCTGTCAATGGCTTCTTTGGCCTCGATACCACCGACGATAGCAACGACGAGCGGCTTCTTCCTGCCGCTCTCGTTGTACTCGCGGATGACTATGTCGGCGAGGTCCCTAGGATCGAGGACGGCCGTCTGGCAGTAGAGAACCGCTATGCTGTGCATGTTTGGGTTGGCGAGAGCGTCCCTTATGGCACCTTCGTAGCTCTCGGCACCGGCCATACCGGTGAGGTCAACCGGGTTCTTGTAGGAGCCGAACGGCGGCATGTGGTTGGCGAAGACCTTGAGGTCTTCGAGGTTGTCGTAGAGGTGCAGGCCGGCTTCCTCTGCCGCATCGGTAGCCATGACGCCTATTCCACCGCCGTTGGTGAGGATGACGAGGTTCTCTCCCTCTGGCTCTGGCAGGTTGCTGAGGGTTCTTGCGTAGTCGAAGGCCTCGCCGATGGTGTAGGCCCTTATGACACCACTCTGTTTGAAGGCGGCATCGTAGACCTTGTCGCTTCCGGCGAGCGAACCGGTGTGGGAAGCGGCAGCCTTTGCACCGCGCTCGCTCCTTCCGGCCTTGATGATGACTATTGGCTTGACCATGCTGACTTCCTTTGCAACCTCCATGAAGCGCCTTCCGTCCTTGACGCCCTCCATGTAGATGAGGATTGCCCTTGTGTTCTCGTCCTCCTTGAAGTACTCGAGCAGGTCGGCGTCGTCAATGTCGCTCTTGTTTCCAACGCTGACTACAGCGGAGAGACCAACCTTCTCAAGGATCGTCCAGCCCATAAGGGCTATTCCAAGGGCACCGCTCTGGCTGATGAGGGCGAGCGGACCGGGGAGAACGTCGGTCGGACCGAAGGTGGCGTTGAGTTTCTCGGGAGTGTAAACGACGCCGAAGATGTTCGGGCCGAGAATCCTCATGCCGTACTTGTGGGCAGTCTCAACGAGCTGCTGCTCGACCTTCTTGCCCTCCTCACCGAGCTCACCGAAGCCCGAACTTATGATTGGGAGAACCTTAACGCCCTTCTGACCGCACTCCTCAACGACCTGCGGGACGAACTTTGCCGGAACGACGATAACTGCCATGTCAACCTCATCGGGAACATCAAGAATGCTCTTGTAAACAGGGAATTTCCTTCCACTGATCTCAATTTCGCCGCCCTTGATGTTGACAGCGTATATCTTTCCTTCGTATCCGTAATCGACGAGGTTCTTCATAATCGCATAGCCTATCTTTCCAGGCTTTCCAGAAGCGCCTATAACTGCAACGCTCTTGGGCCTGAACAGTGCCTCTATCTTGGGGTCAGCCATTTTTATCACCTCTGATGACATTCACAGTTTTACGTCTGTAAAAGCAGTTAAAACGTTTCTCTTCTCGTTTTGACGATAGGGAAATCGGCGACTGTTCAAAACCTAGCCGCTACAACACCCTCACAAGTCCCAAAACACAATCGGCATTTCTATGGCAATTCACGTTCCAAAAAGCTTAAATATGACCTTCTCTTCGCTCCCTTAAGGGAAATCCAATGAAGAAGTTTCCTGCAAGGCTCGCTTCTTGGGAAGACATTGAAAGGTGGGCGAAGGAAGGCGCTTGGAAGATTCTGGAAGAAGGCTGGAAGCCAGACGTGGTGGTTGGTCTCGCTAGGGGAGGCTGGGTCGCGGCGAGGCTCTACTGCGACTACCTCGGTATTAAAGACCTCGTCAGCCTCAAGGTGGAGCATTGGGGCGTTACAGCAACCCCGGACGGCAAGGCCAGGCTCAAGTACGGCACGAACTACGACCTCAGCAGGAAAAAGGTTCTCATTGTCGACGACATCAGCGATACAGGTGAGAGCCTGACGCTGGCGAAGAACTACGTTGAGAGCAAGAGCCCTGCGGAAGTCAGGACTGCGACACTCCTAACGATCAGAGGCTCCCGCTTTAAGCCTGAGTACTACGGGGAGGAAATAGACTGGGCCTGGATAGTCTTCCCGTGGAACTTCGTCGAGGACATGATAAACCTCGTGAGCAACATCCTCGAGGAGAAAGAAGCCGTCAGCACAGACGAAATAGTCGAACTATTCAAGGAGCTCCATGGTCTCGAAGTCCCGAAGGGCAAGCTCGAAGAGGCCCTCAGGATGGCTGAAATGAGGAAGGTTTTTAAGTTCAGGGAAGGGAAGTGGCTCAAAGCCTGAGGGAGTGGTAGCTTGGACAGGGAGAGGAAGGTTGAAGAGATAAAGAATCACAGCGTCTACTCCCGTGAGATATACGAGATGCACAGCGAGAGCATCAACCACGTCCTTGACAACTACGAGAGCCTGAAGGAGGACTACATAAACGACCACTCCCGCGCGAGGATCGTGAGGATAGTTTTCAACGAGGACAACGACCTTCCACTGGCAATAGAATTCAACAGGAAGGACGACAGCTTCAAGGGCTTCACGATAGCCATCGGCAAACCTCACATCAAGAGCAACGGGAAAGAAAAGAGCGAAGAAGAGCCTCATGAAGAAAGCGGCTGAACGTAGAATCCCATCTGGATTTCTTTTCCATCATACACCTCATAGCTGCTGAGGTAGTAGGTCGGGTTCGTGTACAGCCTCGTCAGTTCTCTGTTCTCTCCCGCTATCCACGTAACGTAGTTCTCTGGATTGTATGGGTTCCTGACTGTGAGTATAACTGATGCGTTGTCCGTTAGGAGGTATGCGATACCCTTGATGCTCTCATTGGTTATCGTGAAGAACTTGACGCTGTAGGGGCAGTCTGAGTATTTGACACACTTGTAGGCAAGCCTCCAATCCCCATTCACGTTGACAAACCTGAAAGGAAATTCCTCTTCAAACTCCTTAACGAGCGCGTTAGCCACGGGACCGCCGACGAGAACGAGGTTCTCCCTAAGGTCGTCGTCTGTCACTTCGCTGTCGGCTTTTATGACGACATCAACCCCTCTAGGCCACTGGGAGTAGAACTTCCTGAGGTTTTCCGCTATCATCTCAGCTGTCTTCCGGTCGTACTCCGTCCCGTTTTCATCGGGATTTTGAGTGCCGTAGACGATTACAATCTTTCCAGCCTGGGCAGCCCTGTCAAAGGCCCTTAGCGGTGTCACTGGAACTTCATTCTCATAGACCAGGCTGGCGTTCTCGGGGGAGACGAACTTCTTGAGTGA encodes the following:
- a CDS encoding PRC-barrel domain-containing protein, yielding MVKIMASKLRDVELITDTGIRLGWVYDLSFDEETGEILVIVAEPDEDLDVSEFVTDQEGLLLIPISAVKSIGEVIIIDSNKLAVKSKLKHLPSVTGTAREKRLGGGLQRKD
- a CDS encoding metallophosphoesterase family protein is translated as MLIALISDIHSNWEALQAVWKEVKYADVILCMGDLVGYGASPNEVVEFVRKQMEERTLLCVRGNHDNAVAFGADWGFNPYAREAVRWHQWVMKSENLEFLRRLPVRQLFTDDRERSYLLIHGSPRAPLDEYLFPWLPESEFRSVLNYVRQDDLLVGHTHISMLKVIDGRRIINPGSVGQPRDGDWRASYALMDTDEEPPENVEFHRVEYDVEEAARKIIEEGLPRFLANRLFEGL
- the acs gene encoding acetate--CoA ligase alpha subunit; this translates as MADPKIEALFRPKSVAVIGASGKPGKIGYAIMKNLVDYGYEGKIYAVNIKGGEIEISGRKFPVYKSILDVPDEVDMAVIVVPAKFVPQVVEECGQKGVKVLPIISSGFGELGEEGKKVEQQLVETAHKYGMRILGPNIFGVVYTPEKLNATFGPTDVLPGPLALISQSGALGIALMGWTILEKVGLSAVVSVGNKSDIDDADLLEYFKEDENTRAILIYMEGVKDGRRFMEVAKEVSMVKPIVIIKAGRSERGAKAAASHTGSLAGSDKVYDAAFKQSGVIRAYTIGEAFDYARTLSNLPEPEGENLVILTNGGGIGVMATDAAEEAGLHLYDNLEDLKVFANHMPPFGSYKNPVDLTGMAGAESYEGAIRDALANPNMHSIAVLYCQTAVLDPRDLADIVIREYNESGRKKPLVVAIVGGIEAKEAIDRLNEEGIPAYPEPERAIKALAALYRWSRWKKKQKKE
- a CDS encoding phosphoribosyltransferase, whose translation is MKKFPARLASWEDIERWAKEGAWKILEEGWKPDVVVGLARGGWVAARLYCDYLGIKDLVSLKVEHWGVTATPDGKARLKYGTNYDLSRKKVLIVDDISDTGESLTLAKNYVESKSPAEVRTATLLTIRGSRFKPEYYGEEIDWAWIVFPWNFVEDMINLVSNILEEKEAVSTDEIVELFKELHGLEVPKGKLEEALRMAEMRKVFKFREGKWLKA